GAGAATACGGTCTACAGATCTGAAGGCGATCTGTAAAACGTAAATGGTCACTAATGCAGGCAATAAAGCAATCAAACCCATGACCAAGTAATGACGTATTTGCTTTATCATATGGCCACGCTACCCCTTCCTTTTTTTTAACCAAAATAAGAAAAAGATGATAAGCACTAACGTAATCATGATGGTCTCAACGGGTATGGTGACCGGAAGAGAGAGCAGGTCTACAATCGGGGGGATAAACACGTATACGCCGATAATCGTTGCAAACAGGGCAGCAAAAAGGACGGCACCTGCCGCTACATCTTTGGCGATCTTAGCATTCTGATGATAGTCCTCAGTGATGAGATCGACCACCTTTTCAACTGCGGTATTCATCAGTTCCATACACATGACCAACACGATGGAGGAGAAAACAAATAACAACTGATAGGTAGAAACGTCTAAGAAAACGGAAAGGAGAAGAACGAATACGCTAACGGCGAAGTGTATTTTCATATTTTGTTGGGTTTGGAATACGTATACGATGCCTTCGATCGCGTATTTAAAACTTTGTAGGACCTCTTTCATCTCCCTGTACCACCTTCTTTATCTCACTAGACCATGCTTCTCTAATATTTCTTCTTGTCTGGAAAACATCTCTTGGGCTTCCGCTTCTGATTCATGGTCGTAGCCAATCAAATGCAGAAAACCATGAACAACGAGAAACCCTAATTCACGTTCAAAGGAGTGGCCATACTCTGTGGCCTGTTCTTGTGCCCTCGGTATGGAAATAATGATATCTCCTAACATCCGTGGCTCACCTTCTGCCAGAAAGATATCATCATCGTCCTCCATCGGAAAGGACAAAACATCTGTCGGCTTATCCTTTTCCCGATATGAGAGATTTAATTCTTGTATTTCTTTCAGATTTACAAGTGTGATGGATACTTCGCCTTGTTCAATATGCTCTACTTTTGCGGCTGTTTGTAGCAGTTCTTCTATTAAGTTCTGTTGTTCACCTGTGATATATTGGTGCTTGTCCGTTAAGAGTATTTCGACCATACATGATGTATCCTTTCTGTTTCATATTGTCTGCTAAGCAGAGTGATGCGTGGAGGTCTTATCAGCATTTTTATTTTGCTTTTGTTTATCAGCACGCTCTTGACCTTGGTCCTGATCTTTGTGCTTTGTTTTCTGAGTCGCTTTATCCTTATCCTCAGGATACTCGATCCTAGAATGGAATATACCCTGTAAGGTTTCACACATCGCTCTGGCTACTTGATCCAACTCCTTAAGCGTCAGGTCACATTCATTAAACTGTCCGTCTTCTAAACGA
The window above is part of the Caldalkalibacillus salinus genome. Proteins encoded here:
- a CDS encoding diacylglycerol kinase family protein, translated to MKEVLQSFKYAIEGIVYVFQTQQNMKIHFAVSVFVLLLSVFLDVSTYQLLFVFSSIVLVMCMELMNTAVEKVVDLITEDYHQNAKIAKDVAAGAVLFAALFATIIGVYVFIPPIVDLLSLPVTIPVETIMITLVLIIFFLFWLKKRKG
- the ybeY gene encoding rRNA maturation RNase YbeY translates to MVEILLTDKHQYITGEQQNLIEELLQTAAKVEHIEQGEVSITLVNLKEIQELNLSYREKDKPTDVLSFPMEDDDDIFLAEGEPRMLGDIIISIPRAQEQATEYGHSFERELGFLVVHGFLHLIGYDHESEAEAQEMFSRQEEILEKHGLVR